CGCCGGTATGCAGCCACCCGTTGCGCAGCACCTGGCTTTGCTCTTCCGGCTGATTCCAGTACCCCAGCATTACATTATCGCCGAATACCGCTATCTCGCCCTCTTCTCCGGTCGGCACCTCCACGCCATCATCATTGACAATTCTTATCTGCACCCCCGGCACCGGAATTCCGATTGAGCCGACCTTGTCTTTGAGTCTATCCGGCGGGCAGTACGATACCCGTGGCGCTGCCTCGGTCTGACCGTACATTATATAAATCTCTTTATGTGGAAAAGTCGCCATCAACCGTCGCACCACTTCCGGAGCCATGGCGCCGCCGGCCTGTGTGAAATACCGAAGCGCCTCCAGTTTGCGGGTGGCAAAAGTGGAATTATTTAGAAGTATCATGAAATTCGACGGCACCCCGGAGAATCCGGTCACTCTCTCCTGCTCCATTGTATCCAGAACCACTTCCGGATAAAGGAAACGATTGTCGATTACCAAACGTCCCCCGCAAAGGATATGGGTCAAAAGCAGCGAATTGCCATAAATATAATAAAACGGCAATATAACGATGACACTGTCGTCAGGGGTAAGCTTCAGATACTCTACTGTGGCAATGGTGTTGGAAATCAAGTTCCGGTGCGAGAGCATTACCCCTTTCGGCTGTCCGGTGCTGCCTGACGTATAAAATATCGCCGCCAGCTCGGTCGGCGCTTCCGATGACTCCTTTTCCAGATTATATTCGAGATATCGAACCTTGCCCTGCCAGGAGTTGTCCATTTCGGCCGACAGCTCCGTTCCCTGCAGAATCTCCGCCATCGTTCGGTGTGACAGCGTTCCGGAATACCCCCGAAATCCCCGGTCTGAAATTAACTCTTTCAGAGCGGTATTCCCCGCGAGTATCTTCTCCAGGTGACGCTCATATTTTGACTGAATTATCAGACATTCCGCCCCGCAATCGTTGAGAATGAAATTTATCTTCTCCGGGTTCAATGAGGTATCCACCGGCACCACCACCAGTCCCGCGCCGGTAACTGCAAAAAACGCCGTCAGATACTCCGGCGAATTTTCGACAAGAATCGCCGCCCGTCCTCCCCGGCTGAATCCGCGGCTTTCCAGATATTGACGCATTTTCAGCGACGACCCGTACAATTCACGATACGTAACCGACCGCTCCAGGTATGTCGCCGCCAGCTTCTCCGGAAAAACCCGGGCGCTTCTTTCAAGAGTATCGAATAATTTCATTTCTTGATTTCATCGATGAATGATAAAAGGGCTGGGAAATCAGCCCTTCATCATCACCCGATCTTGCGGGCTATAAATTTCGTCAGATTTTCGATGGAGTCGAGATTGTCTGGAATCATCTCGTTGTCGTCGATGCTGAAATTATACTCCGATTCGACAAAACTGGCAAGTTCCAGCACTCCGGTGGAATCAATCACTCCCTTGTGCATGAAGGAATCGCCGTCTTTCAGTTTGCTCTTCTCATCGCCTATAAGAAATGTTTCCGTTATAAAGTTACGGACCTTTTCTTTAATGCTCTTTTCGTCAACAGTTGCCATCGTTCTACCCTTATCTATTGTTATTTACTTTTCTTTTTGCCTTTGCCGGCCGCCGCTTTCTTCTTTGCCATCTTAACTTCCAGCGGCTCCATTCTTAAATATTCCGTCGCTTTTATCTTGCGGTCGATATTGAAATATGCCCGCTCCACCTGCTCCGGA
The Candidatus Zixiibacteriota bacterium DNA segment above includes these coding regions:
- a CDS encoding acyl carrier protein translates to MATVDEKSIKEKVRNFITETFLIGDEKSKLKDGDSFMHKGVIDSTGVLELASFVESEYNFSIDDNEMIPDNLDSIENLTKFIARKIG
- a CDS encoding class I adenylate-forming enzyme family protein, which gives rise to MKLFDTLERSARVFPEKLAATYLERSVTYRELYGSSLKMRQYLESRGFSRGGRAAILVENSPEYLTAFFAVTGAGLVVVPVDTSLNPEKINFILNDCGAECLIIQSKYERHLEKILAGNTALKELISDRGFRGYSGTLSHRTMAEILQGTELSAEMDNSWQGKVRYLEYNLEKESSEAPTELAAIFYTSGSTGQPKGVMLSHRNLISNTIATVEYLKLTPDDSVIVILPFYYIYGNSLLLTHILCGGRLVIDNRFLYPEVVLDTMEQERVTGFSGVPSNFMILLNNSTFATRKLEALRYFTQAGGAMAPEVVRRLMATFPHKEIYIMYGQTEAAPRVSYCPPDRLKDKVGSIGIPVPGVQIRIVNDDGVEVPTGEEGEIAVFGDNVMLGYWNQPEEQSQVLRNGWLHTGDLARKDEEGYFYIVGRKKEIIKAGGNRVSAKEVEECILENEKIAEATVFGVKDDILGEAIKAVIVLKEGATADKKEIQVYCRAKLADYKIPKYVDFVEALPKYKSGKVNKLQLINQSGR